One stretch of Bradyrhizobium canariense DNA includes these proteins:
- a CDS encoding SRPBCC family protein: protein MASLQKDIQLSARPDEVWDAVRDFGALHTRLAPGFVLDTRLDGDGARIVTFASGTVLRELLVDCDETRRRLVYAIISERVKHYSASVQVLDDHDGRSRLLWIIDFLPNDIAPYIGGQMDQAVLAMQKAFGRAVQPIT, encoded by the coding sequence ATGGCATCCCTTCAAAAAGACATTCAACTCAGTGCACGCCCGGACGAAGTGTGGGACGCGGTACGGGACTTCGGTGCGCTGCATACGCGGCTAGCGCCGGGCTTCGTGCTCGACACGCGTCTCGACGGCGACGGCGCCCGCATCGTCACATTTGCCAGCGGTACGGTGTTGCGCGAGTTGCTGGTCGATTGCGACGAGACGCGGCGGCGGCTGGTCTACGCCATCATCAGCGAGCGCGTGAAGCATTATAGCGCTTCGGTGCAGGTGCTCGACGATCACGACGGGCGCAGCCGGCTGCTCTGGATCATCGATTTCCTGCCCAACGATATCGCGCCCTATATCGGCGGCCAGATGGACCAGGCCGTGCTCGCCATGCAGAAGGCCTTCGGTCGCGCTGTTCAGCCGATTACGTGA